A section of the Castanea sativa cultivar Marrone di Chiusa Pesio chromosome 12, ASM4071231v1 genome encodes:
- the LOC142621343 gene encoding uncharacterized protein LOC142621343, which translates to MNTPKIKAFLLLLLVLLIPLSGTVEGFKDGMTPNHSRHKDGIRVNLRKLPELDALLNDYEGAGPNTRHDPKKKPGNDGGRNP; encoded by the exons ATGAATACTCCTAAAATCAAGGCCtttcttctgcttcttcttgTACTGCTCATACCCTTATCAG GCACGGTTGAAGGCTTCAAGGATGGCATGACTCCCAATCACTCGCGTCACAAG GATGGTATCCGAGTGAACTTGAGGAAGCTTCCAGAGCTTGATGCACTGCTGAACGATTATGAAGGTGCAGGACCCAATACTAGGCATGACCCTAAGAAAAAACCTGGAAATGATGGTGGCAGGAACCCTTAA